In the Harmonia axyridis chromosome 3, icHarAxyr1.1, whole genome shotgun sequence genome, one interval contains:
- the LOC123676905 gene encoding uncharacterized protein LOC123676905, translating into MSWYIVLSVSSLIFHEVISMDCSRSECLKLADPLVREARFIFPDNREDIQRGCRTWDEFVNCLKHYTERCFNDEDRRKFNNAVESPIENIHELCMNNKYQNEYLKYAPCLKSTITERSHCGLQYQMLVDQVYQRDNTLPKPTLCCLHDRFKQCVQRETRRLCDRDGQNGKATRFSMQILDKALRFIEDQCVNYIPNSGDCNSLQDSLPSTDILSISTVSSEVYPWSTIQETNFIKEARNPPIRGTTSNASPMYSWSPSPSTPSEEMIPPSSPTSVSEILGSRTRPASYGRASSWGDTQGPNLSPVTENIYPVYSEQMSSTPSPKPYWMATTSTWNVLKKEVPDLGSANINRNPSFHQTPKTDPASYHTTVETTHWYPAAGSHLSNDVEEPNQQGLTVQKGDANLLTSSLHTLFLAFLLRVMI; encoded by the exons ATGTCATGGTACATAGTTCTCTCAGTCTCATCCCTAATCTTCCATGAGGTCATATCCATGGACTGTTCAAGAAGTGAATGTTTGAAGCTAGCAGACCCTTTGGTTAGAGAAGCAAGATTCATATTTCCCGACAACAGGGAGGATATACAGAGGGGTTGTAGAACGTGGGATGAATTCGTGAACTGTTTGAAACACTATACGGAACGATGTTTCAATGACGAAGACAGAAGGAAATTCAACAACGCCGTAGAAAGTCCCATAGAGAACATCCACGAGCTATGTATgaacaataaatatcaaaatg AGTACCTCAAATATGCACCATGTTTAAAAAGTACAATAACTGAAAGGAGCCATTGCGGTTTGCAGTATCAAATGTTAGTTGACCAAGTATATCAGAGAGATAACACCCTTCCTAAACCGACATTGTGCTG TTTGCATGATAGATTCAAACAATGCGTCCAAAGAGAGACCAGAAGATTGTGCGATAGAGATGGACAAAATGGAAAAGCCACTAGATTTTCGATGCAAATTTTGGATAAGGCTCTTAGATTCATCGAAGACCAAtgtgtgaattatat ACCAAACTCTGGTGACTGCAATTCTCTACAAGACTCCCTGCCATCGACAGACATTCTGTCGATATCAACCGTTTCTAGCGAAGTATACCCTTGGAGTACAATACAAGAGACAAACTTTATAAAGGAAGCCAGGAATCCACCAATACGAGGTACAACATCTAATGCTTCCCCAATGTACTCTTGGTCACCATCTCCGAGCACACCTTCTGAGGAAATGATACCACCTAGCTCCCCAACATCAGTTTCAGAAATTTTAG GTTCAAGAACAAGACCAGCCTCTTATGGAAGAGCTAGCAGTTGGGGTGACACTCAGGGACCTAATTTGAGTCCCGTAACTGAAAACATTTATCCTGTATATTCTGAACAAATGTCGTCTACCCCTTCCCCCAAACCCTATTGGATGGCCACCACATCTACGTGGAATGTTTTGAAGAAAGAAGTTCCAGATTTGG gttcAGCGAATATAAATAGAAATCCATCTTTCCACCAGACACCAAAAACAGATCCTGCAAGCTACCACACTACAGTAGAAACTACCCATTGGTACCCTGCAGCTGGTAGTCATTTATCGAATGACGTCGAAGAACCAAATCAACAAGGTCTAACCGTGCAGAAGGGTGATGCCAATCTGTTGACCAGTTCCTTACATACTTTATTCTTGGCGTTTCTACTACGAGTTATGATTTGA